The Triticum urartu cultivar G1812 unplaced genomic scaffold, Tu2.1 TuUngrouped_contig_3838, whole genome shotgun sequence genome contains the following window.
GACAAACATAGGATTATTACCACCTTGTTGATCGCATGGATCAAGGTTGGATGAATATTTTCCTAGGAATGAGAGATTTTGCTGCTCCGTTATGGCTTGAGAAGACATCATATGAGAATACAACTTAGGAAGCGACACCAAATTGTTTTGAGCCATGATTAATGACAACACAGGattgatggaaatatgccctagaggcaataataaaagtgttattattatatttcctaaatcatgataaaggttatattattcatgctagaattatattgaccggaaacttaaatacatgtgtggatacataagcAATTACCGTGTTCCTAGTGAGCCCCttctagactagctcattgatcaaagatggttaaggtttccaaaccatagacatgagttgtcatttgataatgggatcacatcattaggagaatgatgtgatggacaagacccaaccgttagcatagcatatgaccgttcagtttattgctactgctttcttaatgCCAAATACATGTTTCTTCGagcatgagatcatgcaactcccggataccggaggaatactttgtgtgctatcaagcgtcacaacgtaattgggtgatcataaagatgctctacaggtatctccaatggtgtctgttgagttgacgtgaatcgagattgggatttgtcactccgtgtaacggagaggtatctctgggccctctcggtaatacaacatcacaagaagcttgcaagcaaagtgactaaggagttagttacaagatgatgtattaaagaacgagtgaagagacttgccggtaacgagattgaactaggtaaagagataccgacgatcgaatcccgggcaagtaacatactgatagacaaagaaaattacgtatgttgtcataaaggttcaaccgataaaagatcttcgtggaatatgtaggaatcaatatgggcatccaggtcccgctattgcttattgaccggagaggtatCTCGGTCATGACTACATAATTGACGAAGCCGCAGGgtcgcatgcttaacgttcgttgacgctGGAGTAGTACTGGGATATTCGATGAGTGGTAatcaaatgttgttcggagtcccggatgagatcccagatgtcacgaggagtcttggaatggtcaagaggtaaagatttatatatgggaagtcatattTTGGGTTCTTAAAAAAGGTGTAGTTTTTTCGGTATTTACCGGGAAGCTTCCagaaggttccggaggattccggaggggtccgaAAGTCCAGAACTGGGTCCACTACGACCCATGGGCTAGCATGGGCTGCGGGGATGTCCCCTGGCCTTATTGGGCTAGGCGCACCAAGTCCTCGATAGCCCATATGGCTAGGGAAAGCAAAAAAAGGAAGGAGTCCTAGTACGAATAGGattggacttggagtccaagtcctCTCCCCCTTAGCTGCGCCCTAGGCCTTGGAGGGGCTGTTTCCCACGCCCCTCCACGTATATATAGAGGGGAAGGGGTGCCCCAAGAGTACACACCAAGCCCTTGgcgcccctctctctcccgtTACTCCGTAGTTCCACCGCCTCGTCCCGGCGACGCTTAGTGAAACGCTGTCggtgctccaccaccaccatcaccaccacgttGTCGTGTTGGTTGTGATTCCACCTACTTCTCCTCTCCCGCTTGCTAGATCAAGGAGGAGACATCGCCGAGCAGCACATGTGCTAAAgtcggaggtgtcgtccgttcggcactagatcGGTTTGATCGTGATTGGACCGCGAAgagtatgactacatcaaccgcgtgataaaatcttccgcttagtgatctacaacggtatgtagatgctctccccactcgtagctatgcatctccatggatagatcttgcgtgtgcgtacaaattttttattttccaTGCAACAATCCCCAACAAGGATTGTAATCAGAACTGATGCCACCCAATAGATATGAGAGCGCATGCTCTTTGGCGAGAGGGGATCCTTCTAGATCCATTGTATCATCGAGCTCGTTTATTTTGTTGAAATAGTCATTTGCCGAGAAGTCATTCTTCCTCATATTCGCCAATTGCCCATGAACCAagattttttttttttgcattggATTGGGAATAGAACATGCAACCTAAGTTAGAGAAACGCTTGGCCATGGTTGGCATGGCCGGCACATGCCCCAACATATTTGGAGATATTGACGCAAGCAGGGAACTCAACATTTAGTCCTATTTGACTCATGATTCATACTCAGGGTTTGTCACCTTATTACtttttcctttgtcttttttGGTTACAAACTCCTTGGGTGGAGCCGCACTAGTCCCATAAGCATACCCGAGGACTCGATAACACAAGCAAGGCATTACCTGAGTTTTCCATCAGAGAAAGTTCCTCGGGTCCAACGTCACATTGATTAGATAAACTGGACAACACAAGAATGTTCAGAAAGGAGGATCTAGGCATGGTGTTTGAGCATATTGGAGAGGCGGCTCTCATACGATACCATACAAAATAGTGATATCAGATTGGTTGGGATGATGGTGCTTGGGCTAGGTCAATGTACTGCACCAAAGACTTGAGATATAAGTTGTATTTTGTTTGGGCTACAACTAACAAGCCTATTCAACCTCAAAAATGAAAACAAGCATATTCGGTTTATAGAACACAGAATATTGGAGGAAGAGATAAAATATAACACATTTAAAATTTAATATTGTAAAATGTACAACAAGCTATGATTTGACAAAACTTGTTATTGTAAATTATAGCGGGTTATTATAGATTGAAGATTGATCAACATTTTTTTTGTACGTCGACCTCGTTTTGAAATTTAACATGGTGAAGACACTAGCTAGCAAGTTTAGGTGTTTCCATCCCTGTCATAGTAAATTAATAAATAGATATCATGTATTGTCCATGGATTTTTATTTTACACAGTTCTGTGTGGGGTTTTGTGTGTCCACAAATTGATTTACTATCATACCAATGCCCTCAGTCGTTCGGTAATTCTTGAAACATCTATGCCAATTCTGATGCTGAAGGCCtgcaaaataaaaaaaagaggaattTACGAAATTAATTAAATTTATCATTATTTTATATTTACATGGAGACCTCCAAAAATATTCCAGTCGCATCTAATTAAatttagagggtgcttggatttAAGGGATTTACTTTAGTcggactaaaaatagtctctttaagaggctaaagctCCAAGAACCTCTGACTAAAGAGGgactaaaactagtcttgagactaaaatgTTTTAATcagggtacccctactaaaatgtggattagtcctctctctcctcatttaactcctctctttaacacaggcgagttctggattggagggtttggaggataataaatgctcattaacttgattttagtctctttagtatttggatccaagcatgggtgaggctagcaagttttagtcccactacttttagtcatgagactaaaacgtatccaagcaccctcttagcaCATACATCTAGCTAGTATGGCAAGTGTGTACATATAAGGTTATTTTGAAACTTTTTGGCTACCTTTCCTCTATTTTTATTTTCTTGCTATGTTTCTTCAGCCTAGAAAAATGATTAGAGTGGTATTTAATGACCTGCAGTTTCCTCTCATTGTTTACAGGGACCCTCTCGTATTTTATTTTGTGCCTTTTTACTTGTATATACTTCATTAATTTAGCTTTATTATGCACTAGAtacaaatagcactcttcaaataaattTGAACACATATTTTTATAGGCTATCGAGCCAACACTCCAAAAAGGGGAAAAACTTTTGACACAAAAATCATTTCATTCAGAAACTAATGCTTTAGATATGAATCCAGTGATACAATTTTAATGCCACATAACGCATATTTTATTGGTCTAACTAATTATTTGTCAAAATTTGGATCCGAGGACTCGTGCATGGCTTACATTTTGCAACATAGATGTATTTACTCGTCGCAAATGCAAAAGAGTATACTTATATATGTAACTATACCTATATATGTACGTACCCGAGAGTGTATAGTGTAAAATATTTTGTGGCCAGCAACGGAGTGATTGGCGTTGACGATGTCGGCCCCTTCTTCTTCATGGATGGTGATCACCTCATGGAGCTTGATCGGTTTCTCGGTGCTGCATATAAGCCTCACCTCCATGCTTGAATCGTCGGGTTGTCGCACCTCCACTACTGTTGGTGATGCGTCCAAATATTTATCTCCTTCCAGTGACCCCGCACCACTGCTTGTGGTAATGGTGGTAGTGGGCATTGAGATGTCACTAACTCTCCGTAAGGTAGCCATGGCTTGTGCAGAGGTCTTCTTACGTTGTAGCTCATCGACCCTCTCCTTGAGCTTCTTGATGTATGATGCGGCCACATCCAGGCTGCCTAGTTGGGTCATTGTATCCTACACACACATTTAAGGCATAATAGTGTGAACAGATTATGGGAGCTTTTTTTATTTCATGACATGATTTCCTTGTCACAAATAGACTTTCCATTTCAAGACTATGGAAGAGTTGTAACTTTCTGGTCTGTATATGGTGATGCACACAATTACACACAACAAACCTTTTGGACTTCAAAACTAGATTACCCAAATCATCACGCATAAACCAAATTGTGGATTTTCTTAATCCACATTTGGTTTGTGCTTTGTAGTTGTTTTTCCACCATACCTTGACATGCCATGAGCTTCAAAAATGGTTCACCTCCATGAATGGTTTCAATGGCGGTTTTCGCCACACGGGGCTAATGAATGTGTGCCAATGTTTTCACATAGCTCATTTTCACTCTTTCTTATCTTACTCTATGATATTTTCAACTGTGTGCATATCCATAGTTGATATTTGGGTTGTGACTTAATTCTTGAATTATCTAAAAGATCTTACAGCGTACTATCTTTATGTCCATTATCAATTGAGTTTTACTTTCTAAATATCATAGATAATTCAAGAATTAAGTTAGTGTGTCCCTTTAATTAAGTTACTCTCATTATTAGATGGGAATGTTTTGCATGAACAGCCACATGGGCCATCCCGTCTTATTGATGCACTTCATAAAACAATATTATATGCATTCTCTTATTTGTGGACATGTGAATTCAGAGCTGGACGAGTTTTGCAAGATTGCAAGATAACCCTAATAATACTTGCAAGCTGCAAACAGAAAGACTTCACATTTCAAACGTGACAGTAAGTTATTTCCTGAGAATTCGGGGCTGCGTTTTCAGAATATGGCAGAAAAAACGAACTCAGTTGAGGAAAGCAGCACATTCCAACAAAACTTAATACCCGTAGAACTCAAATGCTAGATCCCGTGGATTACGATATTTCATGTGATGAGGAAGGACTATACTAGTGGCCATTACAATAAATCATTTTCACTTATGAGGGTATAAC
Protein-coding sequences here:
- the LOC125527424 gene encoding transcription factor bHLH168-like, translated to MKLAAACASMEVKAKPARGGKRTRASSGTAGVPTAKVLMEKKESEKERRQHMKRLCEKLSSLIPKEDNPHADTMTQLGSLDVAASYIKKLKERVDELQRKKTSAQAMATLRRVSDISMPTTTITTSSGAGSLEGDKYLDASPTVVEVRQPDDSSMEVRLICSTEKPIKLHEVITIHEEEGADIVNANHSVAGHKIFYTIHSRAFSIRIGIDVSRITERLRALV